Within the Pseudonocardia alni genome, the region CGACCCGACGGGAGGCCGCGCGATGTTCGTGGAGACCGGGCAGGACCGGCGGCTCGAGCACGTCCCCACCCACCCGGACTGGGTCGCGGAGATCCGCGGCCGGGTCCGGGCCCACGTCGACGAGACCGTGCGGCTCCGGTGCGCCGAGCACGTGCACTCGATGCGCGGTGCGGACTTCGTCGCCGGGGTCCTGAGCGACTTCGTCGGCCGAGGCAAGTACCTGCGGTCGATGTTCGGCTACCTGGGCTGGCGGGCCGCGGCCCCGGACTCCCCCGCCGCGCTGGCGGCCGTGTCCGGGCTGGAGCTGCTGCACGCCTTCGCCCTGCTCCAGGACGACGTCATGGACCGTTCGCAGTTGCGCCGCGGCCGGCCGACGGTGCACGTCCAGCTCGCCTCCTGGCACCGCGGCCAGGGCATGTCCGGCTGCCCGGACCGGTTCGGCGAGTCCGGCGCGGTGCTGCTGGGCGACCTGTGCCTGGTGTGGGCCGAGCAGGCGATGCGGGAGAGCGGGCTGCCGCGTGCGGTGCTCGACCGCGGCTGGCCGCGCTACGACGAGATGCGCTCGGAGCTGGCCGTCGGGCAGTTCGCCGACCTGCTCAACGAGGCCCGCCGCGTCCCCACCCTCGACGAGGTGATGGACGTGCTGCGCCGCAAGTCCGGCAACTACACCGTCCGGCGCCCGCTGGAGCTCGGCGCCGCGATGGCCGGGGCCGCACCGGAGCTGCTCGCGGCACTCGGCGACTACGGGACGATGGTCGGCGAGGCCTTCCAGATGCGCGACGACGTGCTGGGCGTGTTCGGTAGCGACGCCACCGGCAAGTCCGCGGGCGACGACCTGGCCGAGCGCAAGGCCACCAGCCTGGTCGTGCTGGCCCGCGAGGTCGCCGGACCGGCCACCCGGGGCGCCCTCGACGCGCTGCTGCACGGCTCCGACGAGGCCGACGGCCCGGTCGACGTCGCCGCGGCGCGGGTGGCGATCGAGTCGACCGGGGCCCGCCGCCGCATCGAGGAGCTCATCGCCACCCGGGTGCAGGGTGCGCTGCGGCTGGTCGACGGCGCGGTCGCCGACGGGGTGCTCGGCGACGACGTCGCCGCGGTGCTGCGCGCGATGGCCGTGCGCTGCGCCGACCGGGTCTCCTGACCGGGGAAGCCCCCGCGAGTGACTGCGGTGCAACAGGATACGACCCGACGCGCCGTGCGACGCCGGCGGTCCTAGGCTCGCGGACATGGTCGACCGTTCCCCGTCCCGTCCCACCCGCCCCGGAACCGTCGGCCGTGCGGGCCTGCCCCGCGAGCAGGTCCCGTCGCACTTCGACGACGGCGCGGCCGACTACGACCGCCTGGTCGGGATGAACCCCGGCTACCACGACCACCTGCGCGCGTCCGCGGCCCGGATGCGGCTCCCCCGTGACGGCGCCGGGCTGCGCCTGCTCGACGCGGGCTGCGGCACCGGGGCCTCCACCGCGGCGCTGCTCGGGGTCGCCCCGCGCGCCGAGATCGTCGCCGTCGACGCCTCGGCCGGGATGCTCGAGCGCGCCCGCACCAAGCCGTGGCCGGCGTCGGTGCGGTTCGTGCACTCCACGGCCGAGACCCTCGCCGAGAACGGGGTCGAGGGACCGTTCGACGGGATCCTCGCCGCCTACCTGCTGCGAAACCTCGACGACCCGGACGCCCAGCTGCGCCGCTTCCACGACCTGCTGCGCCCGGGCGGGGTGCTCGCACTGCACGAGTACTCGGTCGCCGACTCCCCCCGCGCCCGGCTGTCCTGGCACGCGGTCTGCTGGGGGATCATCGTGCCGCTCGGCCGGATGACGACCGGCGAGACCGCGCTGTACCGGCACCTGTGGCGCAGCGTGAACACCTTCGACGGCATCGGCCGCCTGCGCGACCGGGTGCGCGCCGCCGGGTTCGACGCCGTGCACTCCGAGACCATGACCGGCTGGCAGAACGGCGTCGTGCACACCGTGCTCGGGACGCGGTCGTGACCGCCCGCCCGACCGACGCGCGCCGCGTCCGCCACGAGCCCGCCGGTGGCCTCGGCGACGCCGGGCAGCTGGGGCGGCGGCCGCGGGCGGTCGTCGTCGGGGGCGGGATCGCCGGGTTGGCCGCGGCGACCGGGCTGGCCGAGCGCGGCGTCGCCGTCGAGGTGCTGGAGCGCGAGCCCTACCTGGGCGGCCGGGTCGGTGGCTGGTCGGAGACGCTGCCCGACGGCACGCCGGTGTCGATGAGCCGCGGCTTCCACGCGTTCTTCCGGCAGTACTACAACCTGCGCGCGCTGTTGCGCCGCGGCGACCCCGGGCTGGAGCGGCTGGTGCCGCTGGAGGACTACCCGCTCGTCGACGCCCAGGGCCGCCGGGACACCTTCCGCGGGTTGCCGCGCACACCCCCGTGGAACGCCGTGCTGTTCGCGCTGCGCAGCCCCACGTTCCGCCCGTCGGACCTGTTGCGGCTCGACGCCCGCGCCGCCGCGCCGCTGGCCGCGGTCAGCGTGCCCGGCATCTACGAGGCGATCGACCACGTCGACGCGCAGAGCTTCGTCGAGTCGATCAACTTCCCGCCCGCGGCCCGGCACCTGGCCTTCGAGGTGTTCTCCCGCAGCTTCTTCGCGCCGCCCTCGACGATGTCGGCCGCCGAGCTCGCGACGATGTTCCACATCTATTTCCTCGGCTCCTCCGAGGGCCTGATGTTCGACGTGCCCGACGCGGGCTTCGACACCGCGCTGTGGGAGCCGCTGCGTCACTACCTGACCACCCGCGGTGTCACGTTCCGGACCGGGGTCACGGTGTCCTCACTGGAGCGAGGGGGGTCCGTCGACGGTGGACGGTTCCACGTGAATCATTCCGCCGGCGGTACCGCAGCCGACGCCGTGGTCCTCGCGACCGACGTGCGCGGGCTGCGCTCGGTCGTCGCCGCGTCCTCCGACCTCGGCGAGCAGGTCTCCACCGTCGACGGGCCCGGCGCGCTGGACCGCTGGCGCGCCGACGTCGCCGCGCTCGGCAGCGCGCCACCGTTCCTGGTGCAGCGGCTGTGGCTCGACACCCCGGTCGACGCGTCCCGGCCGCCGTTCCTGGGCACCGGCGGGCTCGACCCGCTCGACAACATCTCCGTGCTCGACCGCTACGAGCACGACGCGGCCGGCTGGGCCGCCCGCCACGGCGGTTCGGTGGTGGAGCTGCACGCCTACTCGGCGGCCCCGCCGCCCGGCGTCGACGACGACGCCTGGACCGCCGGGCTGCGCGAGCGCTGCGTCGCGCGACTGCACGAGCTCTACCCGGAGACCGCGCGGGCCCGCGCGGTCGGCGAGCTCGTCCAGTGGCGCGAGGACTGCCCGATGTTCGGCGTCGGCGACTTCGCGCGGCGGCCCACCGTCGCCACCCCCGTCGACGGCCTGGTGCTGGCCGGCGACGGCATCCGGATCGACCTGCCGGTCGCGCTCATGGAGCGCGCCGCGAGCACCGGCTGGCAGGCGGCGAACCGGCTGCTTGCCGGCTGGGGCCTGGCCGGCCACCCGCTCGAGACCGTCCCCACCAGCGGCCGCCTCGGTCCGCTGCGGCGCGCCGCCGAGTACGCGATGCGCACCTGACACCCGTCGAAGGACACCACGTCATGACCCTGCTCTCCCGTCTCACCGCGAACTGGCCGTCCCACTGGCCGCTGCAACCGCTGCCGTCCCAGAAGTGGGCGGCGCAGAAGCCGACCTACGCCGGCGCGGACCCGAAGCTGATCTCGGCCGCGCTGGAGCGGGCGCAGGCGCGCCCGTCGGGGAACTGGTTCGTGGTCGCCGCGAGCCGGGAGATCCGCGGCGACCGGCCGCTCGGCGTGCGCATCGGCGGGGTCGAGCTCGTCGCGTGGCGGGAGGAGGACGGGACGGTGCGCGTGGGTCCCGGCGCCTGCCCGCACCTCGGTGCGCCGATGGCTCTGGCGGCAGTCGACTGCGGCGAGCTGGTGTGCCGCTGGCACGGGCTGCGCCTGGGCGCCCGGTCCGGCCCCGGCTGGGCGGTGCACCCCGTCCACGACGACGGGGTGCTCGTCTGGGCGCGGCTCGACGACGTCGGCGGTGAGGAGCCGACCGACGCCCCGGTCGTCCCGGCCCGCCCGGCCGGCGCGGTCCTCGACGCCGTGACCACCCTGGTCGGGGTGTGCGAGCCCGAGGACATCGTCGCCAACCGGCTCGACCCGTGGCACGGCGCCTGGTTCCACCCGTACTCGTTCCAGAAGCTGACGGTGGACTCCGCGCCCGCCGTCACCGACGTCGACGAGTCCGACGACCGCTTCCTGGTCACCGTCACCTTCAAGGTCGGTCCGGGGCTCGGCGTCCCGGTGCGGGCGGAGTTCGTGTGCCCGGAGCCGCGGACGGTGGTGATGCGCATCGTCTCCGGCGAGGGCGTCGGCTCGGTCGTCGAGACCCACGCGACCCCGCGCGGCACCGACCGCGACGGGCGGCCCCGGACCGCGGTGATCGAGGCCGTCGTCGCCGGGTCGGACCGGCCCGGGTTCTCCGTGGCCTCGAAGCTCGCCCCGGCGATCCGCCCGGCGATGGCCGCGGCCGCCACCCGGCTGTGGCGCGACGACCTCGACTACGCCGAGCGCCGCTACGCGCTGCGCGCCCGGTAGGACCGTCGGCGCTGGGCGAAGCGGCGCCGGGCCACGGTGCCGGCCGGCACCGAGACGACCGCCACCGACACCATCAAGTACGCCGGTGAGACCGGCGACCCCGTCGTCTCGAGCAGGGTCGTGAACACAAGCGGTGCGGTGCCGCCGAACAGCAGGACGCCGACGTTGTAGGCGATCGACCTCCCGGCGGCGTGCAGCTCGTCGCGCACGGCCACCAGTGCTCACGGTGTCGGTCACGGCGGCGCTCAGAACGCACCCGCCGTCCGGGGCATCGTGGCGGGTGGAGCAGGGCCGGCGCGGTGGATCGGGGCCACCGGAGACGGGGCTGGACGTTCATGATCAGTTTCTCGGAAGGGATCGGTGCCACGTACGGCACCGATCCCTTCCCGGACGACGATCATGGGTCCCGCCCACCCTGGAGCGTCCACGCAACGCGCAGCCGGTCGCGGACGCGGGGCCGGCGGAGTCGTCAGGCCACCGGCAGCCCGGCCGGTCCGGCCTTGCGCAGCTCCCGCGGAGGCGTCCCGAACCAGCGCCTCGACGCACGGGACAGCGCCGACTGCTCCGCCAGCCCGATCATCGCCGCGACCTGGGTGAACGGCAGGTCGGTCCGCAGGATCAGGCGCTCGGCGGTGTCCCGGCGGGCGTCGTCGACGACCTGCTCGAACGTCGTCCCCTCCACCGCGAGGTGACGCTGCAGGGTGCGGGGGTGCACCCGCAGCAGCCGGGCGACGGAGCCGATCCGCACCGGCCCCGACGCCAGCGACCGGTCGACGGCCGCCCGTACCCGGTCGGTGACGGTGCGCCCGGGCCGGTCGAAGTGGGTCTCCAGGTACTCGATGGCGATGGCGCGCACGGTCTCGTCGCCGCCGGCCAGCGGGCGTCGCACGAGGTCGGCGGGCACCCGCAGCACGGCGGCGGGCCGGTCGAAGCGGACCTCGGCGCCGAAGAACCCCCGGAAGCGGTCGGCGTCGGCGGGAGCGGTGTGCGGCAGGTGCACCGACCGCAGCCCGTAGAGCCCGCCCGACAGCAGCCCGACGATCCGGTGCAGCACCCCCACGCCCAGGTCGGCGACCTGCGGCGGGAGCGGGTCGGTGCTGCCGTACTCCAGCCCGGTCACCCCGGCGACGCCCTCCGGGTCGGCGACGGCGCCGATCGTCAGCGCCGGGCTGTGCACGTAGAGGTAGCGCGAGGCGCAGTCGAGCGCGTCGCCGAGGGTCGCCGAGTTCTGGACGGCGACGGCGAGCGGCCCGAGGATCTCCGGGCCCTGCCGCTGCGCGAGGCGCAGGCCCAGGTCGCCGCACCCGAGCTCGGCGGCCGCGGTCTCCAGCACCCGGGCCACCGACCGGGTCGGGACCAGCGCGTCCGGGTCGGTCCCCTCGACGGCGTCGATCGGGATGCGGAACCGTGCGAACAGCGCCGCTCCGTCGCCGCCCAGCTCGCCGACCAGCGCGACGAGCCCCCGCAACGCCCTCGCCCGGGTGAGTGATCCGGTGCCCATGTCGTACGAGGGTAAGTTGTTGTCGCGCCAGGTCAAGTTACTCCGGGTAGGTTTGGGGCAGACTGGATCTCGGTCGACAGAGGTAGTCAGCGCGGACGCGCCCGATGAGGAGGACCACATGACGCAGGCCGGCACGACGCCCGCTCCGGACAGCACCGCCGTCGAGCACCGCGACGTGATCATCGTCGGGGCCGGGCTCTCCGGCATCGGCGCCGCGGCCCGGCTGCACCAGGAGCTGCCCGGCAAGGACTACGCGATCCTCGAGGGCCGCGAGAACATCGGCGGCACCTGGGACCTGTTCCGCTACCCGGGCATCCGCTCGGACTCGGACATGTTCACCCTGGCCTACCCGTTCCGGCCGTGGCGCGAGCCGAAGTCGATCGCCGACGGCGCCGACATCCGCCGCTACATCACCGAG harbors:
- a CDS encoding polyprenyl synthetase family protein — its product is MFVETGQDRRLEHVPTHPDWVAEIRGRVRAHVDETVRLRCAEHVHSMRGADFVAGVLSDFVGRGKYLRSMFGYLGWRAAAPDSPAALAAVSGLELLHAFALLQDDVMDRSQLRRGRPTVHVQLASWHRGQGMSGCPDRFGESGAVLLGDLCLVWAEQAMRESGLPRAVLDRGWPRYDEMRSELAVGQFADLLNEARRVPTLDEVMDVLRRKSGNYTVRRPLELGAAMAGAAPELLAALGDYGTMVGEAFQMRDDVLGVFGSDATGKSAGDDLAERKATSLVVLAREVAGPATRGALDALLHGSDEADGPVDVAAARVAIESTGARRRIEELIATRVQGALRLVDGAVADGVLGDDVAAVLRAMAVRCADRVS
- a CDS encoding class I SAM-dependent methyltransferase, with amino-acid sequence MVDRSPSRPTRPGTVGRAGLPREQVPSHFDDGAADYDRLVGMNPGYHDHLRASAARMRLPRDGAGLRLLDAGCGTGASTAALLGVAPRAEIVAVDASAGMLERARTKPWPASVRFVHSTAETLAENGVEGPFDGILAAYLLRNLDDPDAQLRRFHDLLRPGGVLALHEYSVADSPRARLSWHAVCWGIIVPLGRMTTGETALYRHLWRSVNTFDGIGRLRDRVRAAGFDAVHSETMTGWQNGVVHTVLGTRS
- a CDS encoding FAD-dependent oxidoreductase, yielding MTARPTDARRVRHEPAGGLGDAGQLGRRPRAVVVGGGIAGLAAATGLAERGVAVEVLEREPYLGGRVGGWSETLPDGTPVSMSRGFHAFFRQYYNLRALLRRGDPGLERLVPLEDYPLVDAQGRRDTFRGLPRTPPWNAVLFALRSPTFRPSDLLRLDARAAAPLAAVSVPGIYEAIDHVDAQSFVESINFPPAARHLAFEVFSRSFFAPPSTMSAAELATMFHIYFLGSSEGLMFDVPDAGFDTALWEPLRHYLTTRGVTFRTGVTVSSLERGGSVDGGRFHVNHSAGGTAADAVVLATDVRGLRSVVAASSDLGEQVSTVDGPGALDRWRADVAALGSAPPFLVQRLWLDTPVDASRPPFLGTGGLDPLDNISVLDRYEHDAAGWAARHGGSVVELHAYSAAPPPGVDDDAWTAGLRERCVARLHELYPETARARAVGELVQWREDCPMFGVGDFARRPTVATPVDGLVLAGDGIRIDLPVALMERAASTGWQAANRLLAGWGLAGHPLETVPTSGRLGPLRRAAEYAMRT
- a CDS encoding DUF5914 domain-containing protein, coding for MTLLSRLTANWPSHWPLQPLPSQKWAAQKPTYAGADPKLISAALERAQARPSGNWFVVAASREIRGDRPLGVRIGGVELVAWREEDGTVRVGPGACPHLGAPMALAAVDCGELVCRWHGLRLGARSGPGWAVHPVHDDGVLVWARLDDVGGEEPTDAPVVPARPAGAVLDAVTTLVGVCEPEDIVANRLDPWHGAWFHPYSFQKLTVDSAPAVTDVDESDDRFLVTVTFKVGPGLGVPVRAEFVCPEPRTVVMRIVSGEGVGSVVETHATPRGTDRDGRPRTAVIEAVVAGSDRPGFSVASKLAPAIRPAMAAAATRLWRDDLDYAERRYALRAR
- a CDS encoding AraC family transcriptional regulator ligand-binding domain-containing protein is translated as MGTGSLTRARALRGLVALVGELGGDGAALFARFRIPIDAVEGTDPDALVPTRSVARVLETAAAELGCGDLGLRLAQRQGPEILGPLAVAVQNSATLGDALDCASRYLYVHSPALTIGAVADPEGVAGVTGLEYGSTDPLPPQVADLGVGVLHRIVGLLSGGLYGLRSVHLPHTAPADADRFRGFFGAEVRFDRPAAVLRVPADLVRRPLAGGDETVRAIAIEYLETHFDRPGRTVTDRVRAAVDRSLASGPVRIGSVARLLRVHPRTLQRHLAVEGTTFEQVVDDARRDTAERLILRTDLPFTQVAAMIGLAEQSALSRASRRWFGTPPRELRKAGPAGLPVA